From Mustela erminea isolate mMusErm1 chromosome 1, mMusErm1.Pri, whole genome shotgun sequence, a single genomic window includes:
- the VWA5B2 gene encoding von Willebrand factor A domain-containing protein 5B2 isoform X2: MPGLYCPSSWTPLPLTDSWVRACANGPCLSLRARLTYHNPQPQPVEGVFVYPLAEAEVVSGFEAEAAGRRVSFQLQSRRRLQAACCRALGPGWGASTPRRCAQGHLVLDPAQARSALVLPTGLINAAGTMTVTLCSSRELPSRPDGVLRVALPSVLTPLASSGPPGPPRPPGLCDDRLGLCPTRCFGVGSPQEEGFAWEEPAAPRDVFSGPARCPALYTFSFEMLVTGPCLLAGLESPSHALRADAPPHASSAATICVTLAEGHRCDRALEILLYPSEPHQPHLMLEAGSLSSAEYEAQVRARRDFQRLQRRDSDGDRQMWFLQRRFHKDILLNPVLVLSFCPDLSSKPGHLGTATRELLFLLDGSSVAHKDAIVLAVKSLPPQTLINLAVFGMAVQPLFPESRPCSDDTVQLICESVETLQAASGPPDVLAALTWAMGQPQHRAHPRQLFLLTAASPLAAATHQSLDLMRWHRGAARCFSFGLGPACHQLLQGLSALSRGQAYFPRPGERLQPMLVQALRKALEPALSDISVDWFVPDAVEALLTPREIPALYPGDRLLGYCSLFRVDGFRPRAPGGPEPGWQSLGGSVFPSPEEAPSATSPGTEPTGTSELLGTGTVSVELSSPWAAGDSEQSTDALTEPVTDPGPNPSSDTAIWRRIFQSSYIREQYVLTHCSASPEPGPGSTGSSESPGSQGPGSPESMAPVHLPSQQGCRSLAWGEPAGSRSCPLPPPPLAPVKSGALSAEVLGRRRRVALAGRSLSSPPGQVNPVPGHPQHPSLGTAPDRPGPESVQQLGQGLDDSGNLLSPAPMDWDMLMEPPFLFTALPPNGELAPPAEALPPQAPRCHVVIRALCGEQPMCWEVGVGLETLWGPGDDGSLPLSSPEREGAWDQALHRLTAASVVRDNEQLALRGGAEATADRGHARRSWLRALQTSKVSSAPSCFTCPVAVDATTREFLPSVLQVRSSELAEPLSTSPAPQGHLDATPLSTAVQSRGPQGGSLVAGWNLNPNGNPRLATGSPPRLPRQPPSRLSLGGGRARGSDSHRLCSPHRGQASDSNSEGSDHDYLPLVRLQEAPGSFRLDAPFCAAVRIPQERLCRASPFAAHRASLSPTSASSPWALLGPGVGQGDSATASCSPSPSSGSEGPGQVDSGRGSDTEASEGAEGLGGADLRGRTWATAVALAWLEHRCAAAFGEWELAAAKADCWLRAQHLPDGLDLAALKAAARGLFLLLRHWDQNLQLHLLCYSPANV; the protein is encoded by the exons ATGCCCGGCCTGTACTGCCCCTCCAGCTGGACGCCACTGCCCCTCACCGACTCCTGGGTTCGGGCCTGCGCCAACGGCCCCTGCCTCAGCCTGCGGGCCCGGCTCACCTACCACAACCCGCAGCCGCAGCCGGTGGAAG gcGTGTTCGTGTACCCACTAGCGGAGGCCGAAGTGGTCTCGGGCTTCGAGGCGGAGGCGGCCGGACGGCGCGTCTCGTTCCAGCTGCAGAGCCGGCGACGCTTGCAGGCAGCTTGCTGCCGCGCTCTGGGCCCCGGGTGGGGGGCCTCCACGCCCCGCCGCTGCGCGCAGG GTCATCTTGTCTTGGATCCGGCCCAGGCCCGGTCTGCACTGGTGCTGCCCACAGGCCTCATCAACGCGGCCGGCACCATGACAGTGACTCTGTGCAGCAGCCGGGAGCTGCCCTCCAGGCCTGATGGGGTGCTGCGCGTGGCTCTCCCCTCTGTGCTCACCCCGCTGGCCTCATCAGGCCCACCGGGGCCCCCCAGGCCTCCGGGGCTCTGTGACGACAGGTTGGGCCTATG CCCCACCAGATGCTTTGGGGTGGGCAGCCCTCAGGAGGAAGGGTTTGCCTGGGAGGAGCCTGCTGCCCCTCGGGATGTGTTCTCAGGCCCTGCCCGCTGCCCTGCCCTGTACACCTTCTCCTTCGAGATGCTGGTCACTGGGCCATGCCTGCTGGCAG GCCTGGAGAGCCCCTCTCATGCTCTGCGGGCAGATGCCCCCCCTCATGCCAGCTCTGCAGCCACCATCTGTGTCACACTAGCAGAGGGCCACCGCTGTGACCGGGCGTTGGAGATCCTGCTGTACCCCAGTG AGCCCCACCAGCCACACTTGATGCTAGAGGCTGGCAGCCTGAGCTCAGCAGAATATGAGGCCCAGGTGAGGGCCCGCCGGGACTTCCAGAGGCTACAGCGAAGGGACAGTGATGGGGACCGGCAG ATGTGGTTCCTGCAACGGCGCTTCCACAAGGACATCCTGCTGAATCCCGTGCTGGTGCTGAGCTTCTGCCCAGACTTGAGCTCCAAGCCGGGACACCTGGGCACAGCTACCCGGGAGCTCCTTTTCCTGCTGGACGGCAGCAGTGTAGCACACAAG GATGCCATTGTTCTGGCTGTGAAGTCACTACCACCACAGACACTCATCAACCTGGCTGTGTTTGGCATGGCGGTGCAGCCCCTCTTCCCAGAGAGCCGACCCTGCAGTGAC GACACTGTGCAGCTGATCTGCGAGAGTGTTGAGACCCTGCAGGCTGCAAGTGGTCCCCCAGATGTGCTGGCTGCACTGACCTGGGCCATGGGGCAGCCCCAGCACAGGGCCCACCCAAGGCAGCTATTCCTGCTGACCGCTGCCTCGCCCTTGGCTGCTGCCACCCATCAAAGCCTGGACCTCATGAGGTGGCACAGGGGGGCAGCCAG GTGCTTCTCCTTTGGGCTGGGGCCTGCCTGCCATCAGCTGCTTCAGGGTCTGTCTGCCCTCAGCAGAGGCCAGGCCTACTTCCCAAGGCCTGGGGAGAGGCTTCAGCCCATG CTGGTGCAGGCTCTGCGGAAGGCACTGGAGCCCGCCCTGAGCGACATCTCTGTGGACTGGTTTGTGCCTGACGCGGTGGAGGCACTGCTGACACCCCGGGAGATCCCGGCACTCTACCCTGGGGACCGGCTGCTTGGGTACTGCTCACTCTTCAGGGTGGATGGCTTCCGGCCCCGCGCCCCCGGG GGCCCAGAACCTGGCTGGCAGAGCTTGGGAGGCTCCGTGTTCCCGTCCCCAGAGGAAGCACCATCTGCCACCAGTCCTGGCACTGAGCCCACTGGCACCTCAGAGCTGCTGGGAACAGGCACTGTGTCAGTGGAGCTGTCCAGCCCGTGGGCTGCTGGGGACTCAGAGCAGA GTACTGATGCTCTGACAGAGCCTGTCACAGACCCTGGACCCAACCCCTCCTCGGATACGGCCATATGGCGCCGCATCTTCCAGTCGTCCTACATCCGGGAGCAGTATGTGCTCACCCACTGCTCTGCTAGCCCCGAGCCAGGTCCAGGTTCCACAGGCAGCAGCGAGTCCCCtggctcccagggccctggctccCCCGAGAGCATGGCTCCCGTGCatctcccttctcagcagggctGCCGCAGCCTGGCCTGGGGAGAACCTGCAGGCTCCCgctcctgccccctgcctccacccccgCTGGCTCCAGTCAAG TCTGGGGCCTTGAGCGCGGAGGTGCTGGGTCGTCGACGCAGAGTGGCTCTGGCTGGCCGGAGCCTCTCCTCGCCCCCAGGCCAGGTGAACCCAGTCCCTGGCCATCCCCAGCACCCCTCTCTGGGCACAGCACCCGACAGGCCAGGCCCTGAGTCAGTGCAGCAGCTGGGACAGGGCCTGGATGACTCAG GAAACCTGCTCTCCCCAGCCCCTATGGACTGGGACATGTTGATGGAACCCCCCTTCTTATTCACGGCTCTGCCCCCCAATGGGGAGTTGGCTCCTCCAGCAGAGGCACTGCCTCCCCAGGCTCCACGCTGCCATGTGGTGATCCGGGCCCTGTGTGGGGAGCAGCCTATGTGCTGGGAGGTGGGTGTTGGCCTAGAGACACTGTGGGGACCTGGTGATGATGGCTCACTGCCTCTGTCATCCCCTGAAAGAGAAGGTGCTTGGGACCAAGCACTCCATCGGCTGACAGCAGCCTCCGTGGTCCGGGACAATGAGCAGCTGGCCCTCCGTGGAGGGGCTGAGGCCACGGCTGACCGAG GCCATGCCCGGAGGTCCTGGCTCCGAGCCCTTCAGACAAGCAAGGtcagctctgccccttcctgcttcACTTGCCCAGTAGCCGTGGACGCCACCACCAGGGAGTTCCTACCCTCAGTCCTGCAGGTGCGGAGCTCAG AGCTGGCTGAGCCCCTAAGCACTTCTCCTGCACCTCAGGGCCATCTAGATGCAACTCCTCTGTCCACAGCTGTGCAGTCTAGAG GACCTCAGGGAGGCTCTCTGGTGGCCGGCTGGAACCTGAACCCAAATGGCAACCCCAGGTTGGCCACCGGAAGTCCTCCTCGCCTCCCCCGCCAGCCTCCTTCTAGGCTcagcctgggtggggggagggccagaggctCTGACAGCCACCGACTCTGCAGCCCCCACCGGGGCCAGGCTAGTGACAGCAACAGTGAAGGCAGCGACCACGACTACTTGCCCTTG GTGCGGCTGCAGGAGGCTCCCGGCTCCTTCCGCCTGGACGCGCCCTTCTGTGCAGCGGTACGCATCCCGCAGGAACGCCTGTGCCGCGCCTCACCCTTCGCTGCGCACCGCGCCAGCCTCAGCCCCACCTCGGCCTCCTCTCCCTGGGCACTTCTGGGACCGGGTGTGGGCCAGGGCGACAGTGCCACAGCCTCCTGCAGCCCGTCCCCCAGCTCAGGCTCCGAGGGCCCAGGCCAGGTGGACAGCGGGAGGGGCTCCGACACTGAGGCCTCGGAGGGCGCCGAAGGGCTAGGCGGTGCTGACCTGCGGGGCCGGACCTGGGCCACAGCCGTGGCCCTGGCGTGGCTGGAGCACCGCTGCGCCGCCGCCTTTGGCGAGTGGGAACTTGCGGCAGCTAAAGCCGACTGTTGGCTGCGGGCGCAGCACCTGCCTGATGGCCTTGACCTGGCTGCCCTCAAAGCTGCGGCTCGGggtctcttcctgctgctccgcCACTGGGACCAGAACCTGCAGCTACACCTGCTGTGCTACAGCCCAGCAAATGTGTGA
- the VWA5B2 gene encoding von Willebrand factor A domain-containing protein 5B2 isoform X4 translates to MPGLYCPSSWTPLPLTDSWVRACANGPCLSLRARLTYHNPQPQPVEGVFVYPLAEAEVVSGFEAEAAGRRVSFQLQSRRRLQAACCRALGPGWGASTPRRCAQGHLVLDPAQARSALVLPTGLINAAGTMTVTLCSSRELPSRPDGVLRVALPSVLTPLASSGPPGPPRPPGLCDDSPTRCFGVGSPQEEGFAWEEPAAPRDVFSGPARCPALYTFSFEMLVTGPCLLAGLESPSHALRADAPPHASSAATICVTLAEGHRCDRALEILLYPSEPHQPHLMLEAGSLSSAEYEAQVRARRDFQRLQRRDSDGDRQMWFLQRRFHKDILLNPVLVLSFCPDLSSKPGHLGTATRELLFLLDGSSVAHKDAIVLAVKSLPPQTLINLAVFGMAVQPLFPESRPCSDDTVQLICESVETLQAASGPPDVLAALTWAMGQPQHRAHPRQLFLLTAASPLAAATHQSLDLMRWHRGAARCFSFGLGPACHQLLQGLSALSRGQAYFPRPGERLQPMLVQALRKALEPALSDISVDWFVPDAVEALLTPREIPALYPGDRLLGYCSLFRVDGFRPRAPGGPEPGWQSLGGSVFPSPEEAPSATSPGTEPTGTSELLGTGTVSVELSSPWAAGDSEQSTDALTEPVTDPGPNPSSDTAIWRRIFQSSYIREQYVLTHCSASPEPGPGSTGSSESPGSQGPGSPESMAPVHLPSQQGCRSLAWGEPAGSRSCPLPPPPLAPVKSGALSAEVLGRRRRVALAGRSLSSPPGQVNPVPGHPQHPSLGTAPDRPGPESVQQLGQGLDDSGNLLSPAPMDWDMLMEPPFLFTALPPNGELAPPAEALPPQAPRCHVVIRALCGEQPMCWEVGVGLETLWGPGDDGSLPLSSPEREGAWDQALHRLTAASVVRDNEQLALRGGAEATADRGHARRSWLRALQTSKVSSAPSCFTCPVAVDATTREFLPSVLQVRSSELAEPLSTSPAPQGHLDATPLSTAVQSRGPQGGSLVAGWNLNPNGNPRLATGSPPRLPRQPPSRLSLGGGRARGSDSHRLCSPHRGQASDSNSEGSDHDYLPLVRLQEAPGSFRLDAPFCAAVRIPQERLCRASPFAAHRASLSPTSASSPWALLGPGVGQGDSATASCSPSPSSGSEGPGQVDSGRGSDTEASEGAEGLGGADLRGRTWATAVALAWLEHRCAAAFGEWELAAAKADCWLRAQHLPDGLDLAALKAAARGLFLLLRHWDQNLQLHLLCYSPANV, encoded by the exons ATGCCCGGCCTGTACTGCCCCTCCAGCTGGACGCCACTGCCCCTCACCGACTCCTGGGTTCGGGCCTGCGCCAACGGCCCCTGCCTCAGCCTGCGGGCCCGGCTCACCTACCACAACCCGCAGCCGCAGCCGGTGGAAG gcGTGTTCGTGTACCCACTAGCGGAGGCCGAAGTGGTCTCGGGCTTCGAGGCGGAGGCGGCCGGACGGCGCGTCTCGTTCCAGCTGCAGAGCCGGCGACGCTTGCAGGCAGCTTGCTGCCGCGCTCTGGGCCCCGGGTGGGGGGCCTCCACGCCCCGCCGCTGCGCGCAGG GTCATCTTGTCTTGGATCCGGCCCAGGCCCGGTCTGCACTGGTGCTGCCCACAGGCCTCATCAACGCGGCCGGCACCATGACAGTGACTCTGTGCAGCAGCCGGGAGCTGCCCTCCAGGCCTGATGGGGTGCTGCGCGTGGCTCTCCCCTCTGTGCTCACCCCGCTGGCCTCATCAGGCCCACCGGGGCCCCCCAGGCCTCCGGGGCTCTGTGACGACAG CCCCACCAGATGCTTTGGGGTGGGCAGCCCTCAGGAGGAAGGGTTTGCCTGGGAGGAGCCTGCTGCCCCTCGGGATGTGTTCTCAGGCCCTGCCCGCTGCCCTGCCCTGTACACCTTCTCCTTCGAGATGCTGGTCACTGGGCCATGCCTGCTGGCAG GCCTGGAGAGCCCCTCTCATGCTCTGCGGGCAGATGCCCCCCCTCATGCCAGCTCTGCAGCCACCATCTGTGTCACACTAGCAGAGGGCCACCGCTGTGACCGGGCGTTGGAGATCCTGCTGTACCCCAGTG AGCCCCACCAGCCACACTTGATGCTAGAGGCTGGCAGCCTGAGCTCAGCAGAATATGAGGCCCAGGTGAGGGCCCGCCGGGACTTCCAGAGGCTACAGCGAAGGGACAGTGATGGGGACCGGCAG ATGTGGTTCCTGCAACGGCGCTTCCACAAGGACATCCTGCTGAATCCCGTGCTGGTGCTGAGCTTCTGCCCAGACTTGAGCTCCAAGCCGGGACACCTGGGCACAGCTACCCGGGAGCTCCTTTTCCTGCTGGACGGCAGCAGTGTAGCACACAAG GATGCCATTGTTCTGGCTGTGAAGTCACTACCACCACAGACACTCATCAACCTGGCTGTGTTTGGCATGGCGGTGCAGCCCCTCTTCCCAGAGAGCCGACCCTGCAGTGAC GACACTGTGCAGCTGATCTGCGAGAGTGTTGAGACCCTGCAGGCTGCAAGTGGTCCCCCAGATGTGCTGGCTGCACTGACCTGGGCCATGGGGCAGCCCCAGCACAGGGCCCACCCAAGGCAGCTATTCCTGCTGACCGCTGCCTCGCCCTTGGCTGCTGCCACCCATCAAAGCCTGGACCTCATGAGGTGGCACAGGGGGGCAGCCAG GTGCTTCTCCTTTGGGCTGGGGCCTGCCTGCCATCAGCTGCTTCAGGGTCTGTCTGCCCTCAGCAGAGGCCAGGCCTACTTCCCAAGGCCTGGGGAGAGGCTTCAGCCCATG CTGGTGCAGGCTCTGCGGAAGGCACTGGAGCCCGCCCTGAGCGACATCTCTGTGGACTGGTTTGTGCCTGACGCGGTGGAGGCACTGCTGACACCCCGGGAGATCCCGGCACTCTACCCTGGGGACCGGCTGCTTGGGTACTGCTCACTCTTCAGGGTGGATGGCTTCCGGCCCCGCGCCCCCGGG GGCCCAGAACCTGGCTGGCAGAGCTTGGGAGGCTCCGTGTTCCCGTCCCCAGAGGAAGCACCATCTGCCACCAGTCCTGGCACTGAGCCCACTGGCACCTCAGAGCTGCTGGGAACAGGCACTGTGTCAGTGGAGCTGTCCAGCCCGTGGGCTGCTGGGGACTCAGAGCAGA GTACTGATGCTCTGACAGAGCCTGTCACAGACCCTGGACCCAACCCCTCCTCGGATACGGCCATATGGCGCCGCATCTTCCAGTCGTCCTACATCCGGGAGCAGTATGTGCTCACCCACTGCTCTGCTAGCCCCGAGCCAGGTCCAGGTTCCACAGGCAGCAGCGAGTCCCCtggctcccagggccctggctccCCCGAGAGCATGGCTCCCGTGCatctcccttctcagcagggctGCCGCAGCCTGGCCTGGGGAGAACCTGCAGGCTCCCgctcctgccccctgcctccacccccgCTGGCTCCAGTCAAG TCTGGGGCCTTGAGCGCGGAGGTGCTGGGTCGTCGACGCAGAGTGGCTCTGGCTGGCCGGAGCCTCTCCTCGCCCCCAGGCCAGGTGAACCCAGTCCCTGGCCATCCCCAGCACCCCTCTCTGGGCACAGCACCCGACAGGCCAGGCCCTGAGTCAGTGCAGCAGCTGGGACAGGGCCTGGATGACTCAG GAAACCTGCTCTCCCCAGCCCCTATGGACTGGGACATGTTGATGGAACCCCCCTTCTTATTCACGGCTCTGCCCCCCAATGGGGAGTTGGCTCCTCCAGCAGAGGCACTGCCTCCCCAGGCTCCACGCTGCCATGTGGTGATCCGGGCCCTGTGTGGGGAGCAGCCTATGTGCTGGGAGGTGGGTGTTGGCCTAGAGACACTGTGGGGACCTGGTGATGATGGCTCACTGCCTCTGTCATCCCCTGAAAGAGAAGGTGCTTGGGACCAAGCACTCCATCGGCTGACAGCAGCCTCCGTGGTCCGGGACAATGAGCAGCTGGCCCTCCGTGGAGGGGCTGAGGCCACGGCTGACCGAG GCCATGCCCGGAGGTCCTGGCTCCGAGCCCTTCAGACAAGCAAGGtcagctctgccccttcctgcttcACTTGCCCAGTAGCCGTGGACGCCACCACCAGGGAGTTCCTACCCTCAGTCCTGCAGGTGCGGAGCTCAG AGCTGGCTGAGCCCCTAAGCACTTCTCCTGCACCTCAGGGCCATCTAGATGCAACTCCTCTGTCCACAGCTGTGCAGTCTAGAG GACCTCAGGGAGGCTCTCTGGTGGCCGGCTGGAACCTGAACCCAAATGGCAACCCCAGGTTGGCCACCGGAAGTCCTCCTCGCCTCCCCCGCCAGCCTCCTTCTAGGCTcagcctgggtggggggagggccagaggctCTGACAGCCACCGACTCTGCAGCCCCCACCGGGGCCAGGCTAGTGACAGCAACAGTGAAGGCAGCGACCACGACTACTTGCCCTTG GTGCGGCTGCAGGAGGCTCCCGGCTCCTTCCGCCTGGACGCGCCCTTCTGTGCAGCGGTACGCATCCCGCAGGAACGCCTGTGCCGCGCCTCACCCTTCGCTGCGCACCGCGCCAGCCTCAGCCCCACCTCGGCCTCCTCTCCCTGGGCACTTCTGGGACCGGGTGTGGGCCAGGGCGACAGTGCCACAGCCTCCTGCAGCCCGTCCCCCAGCTCAGGCTCCGAGGGCCCAGGCCAGGTGGACAGCGGGAGGGGCTCCGACACTGAGGCCTCGGAGGGCGCCGAAGGGCTAGGCGGTGCTGACCTGCGGGGCCGGACCTGGGCCACAGCCGTGGCCCTGGCGTGGCTGGAGCACCGCTGCGCCGCCGCCTTTGGCGAGTGGGAACTTGCGGCAGCTAAAGCCGACTGTTGGCTGCGGGCGCAGCACCTGCCTGATGGCCTTGACCTGGCTGCCCTCAAAGCTGCGGCTCGGggtctcttcctgctgctccgcCACTGGGACCAGAACCTGCAGCTACACCTGCTGTGCTACAGCCCAGCAAATGTGTGA
- the VWA5B2 gene encoding von Willebrand factor A domain-containing protein 5B2 isoform X5 has product MTVTLCSSRELPSRPDGVLRVALPSVLTPLASSGPPGPPRPPGLCDDRLGLCPTRCFGVGSPQEEGFAWEEPAAPRDVFSGPARCPALYTFSFEMLVTGPCLLAGLESPSHALRADAPPHASSAATICVTLAEGHRCDRALEILLYPSEPHQPHLMLEAGSLSSAEYEAQVRARRDFQRLQRRDSDGDRQMWFLQRRFHKDILLNPVLVLSFCPDLSSKPGHLGTATRELLFLLDGSSVAHKDAIVLAVKSLPPQTLINLAVFGMAVQPLFPESRPCSDDTVQLICESVETLQAASGPPDVLAALTWAMGQPQHRAHPRQLFLLTAASPLAAATHQSLDLMRWHRGAARCFSFGLGPACHQLLQGLSALSRGQAYFPRPGERLQPMLVQALRKALEPALSDISVDWFVPDAVEALLTPREIPALYPGDRLLGYCSLFRVDGFRPRAPGGPEPGWQSLGGSVFPSPEEAPSATSPGTEPTGTSELLGTGTVSVELSSPWAAGDSEQTGTDALTEPVTDPGPNPSSDTAIWRRIFQSSYIREQYVLTHCSASPEPGPGSTGSSESPGSQGPGSPESMAPVHLPSQQGCRSLAWGEPAGSRSCPLPPPPLAPVKSGALSAEVLGRRRRVALAGRSLSSPPGQVNPVPGHPQHPSLGTAPDRPGPESVQQLGQGLDDSGNLLSPAPMDWDMLMEPPFLFTALPPNGELAPPAEALPPQAPRCHVVIRALCGEQPMCWEVGVGLETLWGPGDDGSLPLSSPEREGAWDQALHRLTAASVVRDNEQLALRGGAEATADRGHARRSWLRALQTSKVSSAPSCFTCPVAVDATTREFLPSVLQVRSSELAEPLSTSPAPQGHLDATPLSTAVQSRGPQGGSLVAGWNLNPNGNPRLATGSPPRLPRQPPSRLSLGGGRARGSDSHRLCSPHRGQASDSNSEGSDHDYLPLVRLQEAPGSFRLDAPFCAAVRIPQERLCRASPFAAHRASLSPTSASSPWALLGPGVGQGDSATASCSPSPSSGSEGPGQVDSGRGSDTEASEGAEGLGGADLRGRTWATAVALAWLEHRCAAAFGEWELAAAKADCWLRAQHLPDGLDLAALKAAARGLFLLLRHWDQNLQLHLLCYSPANV; this is encoded by the exons ATGACAGTGACTCTGTGCAGCAGCCGGGAGCTGCCCTCCAGGCCTGATGGGGTGCTGCGCGTGGCTCTCCCCTCTGTGCTCACCCCGCTGGCCTCATCAGGCCCACCGGGGCCCCCCAGGCCTCCGGGGCTCTGTGACGACAGGTTGGGCCTATG CCCCACCAGATGCTTTGGGGTGGGCAGCCCTCAGGAGGAAGGGTTTGCCTGGGAGGAGCCTGCTGCCCCTCGGGATGTGTTCTCAGGCCCTGCCCGCTGCCCTGCCCTGTACACCTTCTCCTTCGAGATGCTGGTCACTGGGCCATGCCTGCTGGCAG GCCTGGAGAGCCCCTCTCATGCTCTGCGGGCAGATGCCCCCCCTCATGCCAGCTCTGCAGCCACCATCTGTGTCACACTAGCAGAGGGCCACCGCTGTGACCGGGCGTTGGAGATCCTGCTGTACCCCAGTG AGCCCCACCAGCCACACTTGATGCTAGAGGCTGGCAGCCTGAGCTCAGCAGAATATGAGGCCCAGGTGAGGGCCCGCCGGGACTTCCAGAGGCTACAGCGAAGGGACAGTGATGGGGACCGGCAG ATGTGGTTCCTGCAACGGCGCTTCCACAAGGACATCCTGCTGAATCCCGTGCTGGTGCTGAGCTTCTGCCCAGACTTGAGCTCCAAGCCGGGACACCTGGGCACAGCTACCCGGGAGCTCCTTTTCCTGCTGGACGGCAGCAGTGTAGCACACAAG GATGCCATTGTTCTGGCTGTGAAGTCACTACCACCACAGACACTCATCAACCTGGCTGTGTTTGGCATGGCGGTGCAGCCCCTCTTCCCAGAGAGCCGACCCTGCAGTGAC GACACTGTGCAGCTGATCTGCGAGAGTGTTGAGACCCTGCAGGCTGCAAGTGGTCCCCCAGATGTGCTGGCTGCACTGACCTGGGCCATGGGGCAGCCCCAGCACAGGGCCCACCCAAGGCAGCTATTCCTGCTGACCGCTGCCTCGCCCTTGGCTGCTGCCACCCATCAAAGCCTGGACCTCATGAGGTGGCACAGGGGGGCAGCCAG GTGCTTCTCCTTTGGGCTGGGGCCTGCCTGCCATCAGCTGCTTCAGGGTCTGTCTGCCCTCAGCAGAGGCCAGGCCTACTTCCCAAGGCCTGGGGAGAGGCTTCAGCCCATG CTGGTGCAGGCTCTGCGGAAGGCACTGGAGCCCGCCCTGAGCGACATCTCTGTGGACTGGTTTGTGCCTGACGCGGTGGAGGCACTGCTGACACCCCGGGAGATCCCGGCACTCTACCCTGGGGACCGGCTGCTTGGGTACTGCTCACTCTTCAGGGTGGATGGCTTCCGGCCCCGCGCCCCCGGG GGCCCAGAACCTGGCTGGCAGAGCTTGGGAGGCTCCGTGTTCCCGTCCCCAGAGGAAGCACCATCTGCCACCAGTCCTGGCACTGAGCCCACTGGCACCTCAGAGCTGCTGGGAACAGGCACTGTGTCAGTGGAGCTGTCCAGCCCGTGGGCTGCTGGGGACTCAGAGCAGA CAGGTACTGATGCTCTGACAGAGCCTGTCACAGACCCTGGACCCAACCCCTCCTCGGATACGGCCATATGGCGCCGCATCTTCCAGTCGTCCTACATCCGGGAGCAGTATGTGCTCACCCACTGCTCTGCTAGCCCCGAGCCAGGTCCAGGTTCCACAGGCAGCAGCGAGTCCCCtggctcccagggccctggctccCCCGAGAGCATGGCTCCCGTGCatctcccttctcagcagggctGCCGCAGCCTGGCCTGGGGAGAACCTGCAGGCTCCCgctcctgccccctgcctccacccccgCTGGCTCCAGTCAAG TCTGGGGCCTTGAGCGCGGAGGTGCTGGGTCGTCGACGCAGAGTGGCTCTGGCTGGCCGGAGCCTCTCCTCGCCCCCAGGCCAGGTGAACCCAGTCCCTGGCCATCCCCAGCACCCCTCTCTGGGCACAGCACCCGACAGGCCAGGCCCTGAGTCAGTGCAGCAGCTGGGACAGGGCCTGGATGACTCAG GAAACCTGCTCTCCCCAGCCCCTATGGACTGGGACATGTTGATGGAACCCCCCTTCTTATTCACGGCTCTGCCCCCCAATGGGGAGTTGGCTCCTCCAGCAGAGGCACTGCCTCCCCAGGCTCCACGCTGCCATGTGGTGATCCGGGCCCTGTGTGGGGAGCAGCCTATGTGCTGGGAGGTGGGTGTTGGCCTAGAGACACTGTGGGGACCTGGTGATGATGGCTCACTGCCTCTGTCATCCCCTGAAAGAGAAGGTGCTTGGGACCAAGCACTCCATCGGCTGACAGCAGCCTCCGTGGTCCGGGACAATGAGCAGCTGGCCCTCCGTGGAGGGGCTGAGGCCACGGCTGACCGAG GCCATGCCCGGAGGTCCTGGCTCCGAGCCCTTCAGACAAGCAAGGtcagctctgccccttcctgcttcACTTGCCCAGTAGCCGTGGACGCCACCACCAGGGAGTTCCTACCCTCAGTCCTGCAGGTGCGGAGCTCAG AGCTGGCTGAGCCCCTAAGCACTTCTCCTGCACCTCAGGGCCATCTAGATGCAACTCCTCTGTCCACAGCTGTGCAGTCTAGAG GACCTCAGGGAGGCTCTCTGGTGGCCGGCTGGAACCTGAACCCAAATGGCAACCCCAGGTTGGCCACCGGAAGTCCTCCTCGCCTCCCCCGCCAGCCTCCTTCTAGGCTcagcctgggtggggggagggccagaggctCTGACAGCCACCGACTCTGCAGCCCCCACCGGGGCCAGGCTAGTGACAGCAACAGTGAAGGCAGCGACCACGACTACTTGCCCTTG GTGCGGCTGCAGGAGGCTCCCGGCTCCTTCCGCCTGGACGCGCCCTTCTGTGCAGCGGTACGCATCCCGCAGGAACGCCTGTGCCGCGCCTCACCCTTCGCTGCGCACCGCGCCAGCCTCAGCCCCACCTCGGCCTCCTCTCCCTGGGCACTTCTGGGACCGGGTGTGGGCCAGGGCGACAGTGCCACAGCCTCCTGCAGCCCGTCCCCCAGCTCAGGCTCCGAGGGCCCAGGCCAGGTGGACAGCGGGAGGGGCTCCGACACTGAGGCCTCGGAGGGCGCCGAAGGGCTAGGCGGTGCTGACCTGCGGGGCCGGACCTGGGCCACAGCCGTGGCCCTGGCGTGGCTGGAGCACCGCTGCGCCGCCGCCTTTGGCGAGTGGGAACTTGCGGCAGCTAAAGCCGACTGTTGGCTGCGGGCGCAGCACCTGCCTGATGGCCTTGACCTGGCTGCCCTCAAAGCTGCGGCTCGGggtctcttcctgctgctccgcCACTGGGACCAGAACCTGCAGCTACACCTGCTGTGCTACAGCCCAGCAAATGTGTGA